Proteins co-encoded in one Anolis carolinensis isolate JA03-04 unplaced genomic scaffold, rAnoCar3.1.pri scaffold_9, whole genome shotgun sequence genomic window:
- the LOC103280700 gene encoding E3 ubiquitin-protein ligase RNF182, translating to MDGPTTEGEEKAPNDELECKICYQKFSVHSRKPKILDCLHRVCAKCLVKILQVGDGSLCISCPFCRHETELQEEVEGLPDDTNVMSKLMARDKTARSSDCKEVVLTPKSLASSSPSQGSSNCLVITIMEVQRDSVARTPSQNTLSDYYTNDHSLDSASVNSHSQLDQDFVSKFCTHIPRILVWLLGFFYFGSLPLGIYLLVIQKVTLGIVCVSLVPSSITVCLVYGFCQCLCQGMCDCSHRN from the coding sequence ATGGATGGCCCTACAACAGAGGGGGAGGAAAAAGCACCCAACGATGAGCTGGAGTGCAAAATCTGTTATCAGAAATTCAGTGTCCACAGTCGCAAACCCAAAATCCTGGACTGCCTCCATCGGGTGTGTGCTAAATGCCTGGTCAAAATCCTCCAGGTTGGAGACGGCTCCCTTTGCATAAGCTGCCCTTTCTGCCGCCATGAAACTGAGCTTCAGGAAGAAGTGGAAGGCCTCCCTGATGACACAAACGTTATGTCCAAACTCATGGCCAGGGACAAAACAGCACGGAGTTCGGACTGCAAAGAAGTCGTCTTGACTCCAAAGAGCCTGGCGTCCTCAAGCCCTTCTCAGGGGTCGTCAAACTGCTTGGTGATAACAATCATGGAAGTCCAGAGAGACTCTGTGGCAAGGACGCCGAGCCAAAACACCCTCTCGGATTATTACACAAATGATCACAGTCTTGACTCAGCCTCTGTGAACTCTCACAGCCAACTAGACCAAGATTTTGTCTCTAAATTCTGCACCCACATTCCCAGGATACTAGTGTGGTTGCTTGGATTTTTCTACTTTGGGTCTTTACCACTTGGAATCTATTTATTGGTGATTCAGAAAGTGACCCTTGGAATTGTTTGCGTCAGTCTCGTCCCTTCCAGTATCACTGTATGTTTGGTATATGGTTTCTGCCAATGCCTCTGCCAGGGAATGTGCGACTGTTCCCATAGGAactga